Within the Polymorphobacter megasporae genome, the region GTCGACCGGGTCCCAGTTGACCGCGCTGAGTTTGCGGGTGACGAGCCCCGCCGCCATCAGGTCGAGGAACAGTGCCTGCTCGTGCCCGTAATAATCGGGCTCGCACGTCGCCAGCTCGCGGCTCCAGTCGAGCGCGAAGCCGAGCCGCTGGAGCTGGCCGCGCATCGTCGCGATGTTGGCGCGCGTCCATGTGCCCGGATGGATGCCGCGTTCGATCGCGGCGTTCTCGGCGGGCATGCCGAATGCGTCCCAGCCCATAGGATGAAGGACTTCAAAGCCTTGTGCACGGCGCGCGCGGGCAATGACGTCGCCCATGACATAGTTGCGGACGTGGCCGACGTGGATGCGCCCCGACGGGTAGGGAAACATCTCAAGGATGAAGGTCTTCGGTTTCGGCGAGGCATCGTCGGCGATGAAGGTGCCGCGCGCGGTCCATTCCGCCTGCCAGCGCGCGTCGGCGGCAGACGAATCGAACTTGGCCGGCGGGCCGGCCGGCGCTTGACCGGGCACGCCGGTCACCCGGTGATCGATGCCTGGCGCAGGTCGCGGGCGTGGCCGAGGATCGTCTCCTCGAGCTTCTGGACGGTGCCGGCACGGACCGGGACTTCGACCCAGCCGCTCGCGCCGAGCTGCTGGCGGTTCGCGGAGACGCGAACCGCGTCGGCGCGGAGGACGGTGTCGAGGATCGTGATCGTCACCTTGATCCGCTCGTTCGGCGTCACCGGGCTGACATACCAGTCGGTGACGATGACGCCGCCGTTCGAATCGACCGAGGCGATCGGCATGAACGCGATCGTGTCGAGGCTCGCCTGCCACAGATAGGAATTGACGCCGATCGTCGACAGCCGCGCCGGGGCCAGCGCCTCGGGCCGCGGCTTTTTACCGTGGTGACCGTGGCTGCAGCCGCCGAGGAGCGCGAGCGCCATCAACGCCGCGCCAGCACTTGCTCGACCGACCGAAACCATTCGTGTAACTCCGCACCGTGATTGCGGCGCCCTTATAGGTCGCGGACGCGTTCGCGCAAAGGGCGATGCCGGTGGCGATGCAACGAGGCAACACCCTCGAATGATTCGACTCTCTAGCGAGGGGAATCAACAACGTGTGCCGTAGTTAATCAAGAATCCAGCAGCCTTTGCCGGTTATGGATGTTGTTGGGGACTGGGCGAAACTACAGCGTCCTGATAGTGGGCAGACGTCATGGGGATGGAAACAGCGAGGATTGCGGACGGGATCCGCATCGCCGTGCCGGCAGCGCTGCTGCTGGCGGCTCTCGTCGCGCATCCGGCATCGGCGCTGATCAAGACGCCCAAGCACAAGATGACGTCGTCCTTCGCGATCGACGCCGACGGAGCCGCCGACCGGCTGCGCGTCGGCAATCTCGCCTCATTCGCCCCGTCGCTCGTCGATGCCGGCAAGTTCAGCTTCACCGCGCCCGGCCAGGGTGCGGCGAACGCGCGACTGGCGACGGTCGAGCGCGCCTTTCGCTTCACGCCGTCGGGCAAGGCCGACAACCGCCGCGCGTTCAGCGTCGGGGTGACCTCGCGCGTCGTCGCCGCGGTCGCCGATACGTCGAAGGCCGCCGCCCCGGTCGAGACCGCTGCGGTTACGCCGGCGGCGTATAACGTCGATCTCGCGGTCGGCTGGCGCAATTTTGCGGTCTCGGGCGGCTATTCGCGCTCCGAGATCCTTGGCGGGACGCTGCCGACGAGCCTGACGCCGCGCCGGAACGCGGTCGATGTCGGGGTCAGCTATCGTGGGGCAAGCTGGAAGACGAGCCTCCAGATCGCCGCCGAGACCGGTGCCCCGGCGCTGTTGACGCCGATCACGCCGCTGTCGCCGCTGCCTGCCGACCGGCGCTATTCGGTCGAATTCGGCGGTGCGTATCTGTTGACGCCGCAGCTCTCGCTGACCGGTGGCGTCCGCTACAAGACGATCGATTCGATCGCCGACCCCGCCAAGCGCGATCAGGCGGTCTATTTCGGGACGGCGTTCACCTTCTAGCCGTGACGCCGCGCGCTGCGTATAGCGCGGCGATGACGATCGAAGATGCAACGGAACGGCTGGCGGCAGTGCGCGATGCGATCGCGCGCACGGCGGCGCTGGCGAAGCGCGACCCGGCGGCGGTCGAGTTGATTGCCGTATCGAAGACCCACGATGCTGCGGCGATCGAGCCGCTGCTCGCCGCCGGGCAGCGGTCGTTCGGCGAGAACCGCGTTCAGGAGGCAGCGGCGAAGTGGCCGGCCCTGTGCGCAGCGTACCCCGGGGTACGGCTCCACCTTGTCGGCCAGCTCCAGTCGAACAAGGCGCGCGACGCGGTCGAGCTGTTCGACGTCATCCACAGCGTCGACCGGCGGTCGCTGGTGATCGCGCTGGCGGGGGCGATGGCATCGGCGGCCAAGCGCCCCGACTGCTATATCCAGGTCAATATCGGCGACGAGGCGCAAAAGGGCGGGGTCGCACTCGGCGAGCTCAAGGCGTTGCTCGACCTCGCGCGCGCGCACGATCTGCCGGTCGCCGGGCTCATGGCGGTGCCACCCGAGGGGATCGAGCCTGCGCCGTTCTTCGCGCTCCTTGCCAAACTCGCGCGCGATCACGGCCTGCCGGGTCTGAGCATGGGGATGTCGGCGGACTACGAAACTGCGGTGATGCTCGGCGCGACATGCGTCCGCGTCGGCAGCGCGCTGTTCGGTGCGCGGGGCTAGGAAATAGCGCGCGAGTCGGTGTAGCTTCCCGCGATTGGGGAGTTTTCTTTGATGAAATTGAGTTTGTTGATCGGCGCGTGCCTGCTTGCGATCGCGGCGGTGCCGACCGCCGCCGCGCCGTCGAACCCGCTCCTCGCGCCGTGGACCGGCCCTTATGGCGGCGAGCCGAACTTTGCCACGGTCAAGATCGCCGATTTCGCTCCCGCGCTGGACGCCGCAATGGCCGAGAACCTCGCCGAAATCGATGCGATCACCGCGAACAAGGCCGCACCGACGTTCGAGAACACGATTGTCCCGCTCGAGAAGTCGGGCGCGGCGCTCAACCGCGTCGGCGCGATCTTTGGAGTATGGTCGGGCAATCTCAAGTCGCCCGAGTTCCAGAAGGTCGAGATAGCGATGGCGCCGAAGCTGTCGGCGTTCGGCGACAGGATCACGCAGAACCCGGCGTTGTTCGCCCGGATCGACGCGGTCTATAACTCGCCCGCCAAGGCGAAGCTGACACCCGAACAGCAGCGCCTCGTCTGGGTCTACTGGATGCGCTTTACGCAGCAGGGGGCAAAGCTGTCACCGGCAGCGAAGGCCGAATTCGCCGCGAACAACGAAAAGCTCGCGACGCTCTATACCAGGTTCCAGCAGAACGAGCTCGCTGACGAGGAGAGCTATGTCCTGACGCTCGACAGCAAGGCGCAACTGTCGGGGCTGACCCCGGCGCAGGTCGCCGCCGCCGCTGCCGAGGGAGTCAAGCGCGGCCAGCCGGGCAAGTGGCTGATCACCAACACGCGCTCATCGATGGAGCCATTCCTGACCTACGCCGACGACCGCGCTGCCCGCGAAAAAGGCTTCGCGATGTGGACCAAGCGTGGAGATAACGGCGGTGCGACCGACAATAATGCGATCGTCACGCAAATCCTCCACCTGCGCGCGGCGAACGCGAAGCTGATCGGCTACCCGACCTACGCGCACTGGCAGATCGCCAGCAAGATGGCGAAGACCCCCGACAATGCCCTCGCGCTCGAACTCGCCGCATGGAAGCCTGCGGTCGCGCAGGTCAAGCAGGACGTCGCGGTGATGCAGGCGGTCGTCGACAAAGACGGCGGCACGTTCAAGATCGCGCCGTGGGACTATCGCTATTATGCCGAGAAGGTCCGAAAGGCGAAATACAACCTCGATCTCAACGAGGTGAAGCCGTACCTCCAGCTCGATCACGTCCGCGCCGCGATGTTCTTCGCTGCGGGCAAGCTCTACGGCTTCACCTTCACACAGGTCCACGGCCTGCCGGTGTTCCACCCCGACGTCACCGTGTGGGAGGTCAAGGGCCGCGACGGCAAACATGTCGGGCTATGGTATTTCGATCCGTACGCTAGGCCCGGCAAGAATTCGGGGGCGTGGATGAACGCGTATCGCGAACAGTCGCGAGTCGACGGCGACGTTCCGACGATCGTCTCGAACAACGCCAATTTCATCAAGGCCGATCCCGGCCAGCCGGTGACGCTGTCGTTCGACGACGCCAAGACGATGTTCCACGAATTCGGCCACGCGCTCCACGGGCTCAACTCGAACGTCGTCTATCCGACGCTGTCGGGGACCAATACCGTCCGCGATTTCGTCGAATTCCCGAGCCAGCTCAACGAGAACTGGTTCACCACCCCCGAAGTCCAGGCGATGCTCGTCAACGCGCAGGGCGAGCCGCTCCCCACCGACCTGATCGCCAAGATCAAGCGCGCCGACACGTTCAACGCCGCGTTCGGCGTCGTCGAGGCGCAGGCAAGCGCGATTGTCGACCTCAAGCTCCATCTTGCGGGCGACGTGCCGATCGACCCGAAGGCGTTCGAAAGCACGACCCTTGCCGAACTCGGCATGCCGTCGGAGATCGTCATGCGCCACCGCATCCCGCAGTTCGGCCACGTCTTCGCGGGCGACGGCTATGCCGCGGGCTATTACGGCTATCTGTGGGCGGCGGTGCTCGACCACGACGCGTTCGAGGCGTTCACCGAGGCGGGCGGGCCGTACGACCCGGTCGTGGCGAAGCGCCTCCACGACACGATCACCTCGGTCGGCAACACCGTCGACCCGGCGGTCGCGTTCCGCAATTTCCGCGGGCGTGATCCGAAGGTCGACGCGTATCTGCGGTCGATGGGCTTTCCGGTTCCGGTCGCGACGGCGGCGACGGGAAGCTGACGATCAACCGACCCGGGTCATCCCCGCGAAAGCGGGGACCCAATGCCACTACCATTGGCGACCTTGGGTCCCCGCTTTCGCGGGGATGACATATTGAAGTTGGCGACACTGCCCCTCTCGTTGAAGGTTCTACCGCGATGATCTCCGGCCTTACCCTCACCGTCGCCCTGTTCGCCGCTCCGGCGCTCGCGCAATCGCCGCCGCAGCCGCAACCCGTGCCGATGCCCCCCGCAACGATCGCGCCGGTCGACAAGCCGTACCCGGGCACGATCACTGTCCATGTCGACGCGACCGACCTCGACCGGCGCATCCTGACGGTCCACGAGACGATCCCGGTCGCGGGGCCGGGCCCGATGACCTTGCTGTATCCCGAATGGCTGCCGGGCAAGCATTCGCCGCGCGGGCCGGTCGACAAGCTCGCCGGGCTGATCATTCACGCGGGCGCGGCGCGGCTTGAGTGGATCCGCGATCCGGTCGACGTCTACGCCTTCCACATCGACGTTCCGGCGGGGGCGACGGCGATCGACCTCGACTTCCAGTTCGTCTCGCCGACCGATCCGAAGCAGGGGCGCGTCGTCGTCACGCAGAACATGCTCAACCTCGAATTCGACCAGACGACGCTGTATCCGGCGGGGTATTTCACCCGGCAGATCCCCGTATCAGCGACGGTCAAGTTTCCCGAAGGCTGGAAGGTCGCGACCGCGCTGCGTCCGATTGCCGGGGCCCCGGCGGGCGAAACCACCTTCAACACCGTGCCGTTCGAGACGCTGGTCGACTCGCCGATCTTCGCCGGACGCTACATGCGCGTCATCCCGCTCGACACGTCGTCGCGCCCGGTGACGCTCAACGTGGTGGCTGATCGCCCCGATCTGCTTGCGGCGACCGACGCGCAGATCGCGCCGCATGTGAAGCTGGTCAAAGAGGCAGTCGCGCTGTTCGGGTCGAAGCATTTCGATCACTACGACCTGCTCCTCGCGCTGAGCGACAAGCAGGGCGGGATCGGTCTCGAGCATCATCGGTCGAGCGAGAACGGCTCGGTGCCGGGATATTTCACCGAGTGGGACAAGAACCCGGGTGCGCACGGACTGCTGCCGCACGAGTTCACCCACAGCTGGGACGGCAAGTTCCGCCGCGGCGCGGATTCGTGGACGCCGAACTACAATGTGCCGATGCGCAACTCATTGCTGTGGGTGTACGAAGGCGGGACGCAGTATTTCGGAACGGTTCTTGGTGGCCGGTCGGGCATCTGGACGCCGCAGCAGACCCTCGACAATCTCGCCGGTTATGCCGCGACGTACGATGCGGTCATCGGGCGGACGTGGAAGCCGCTGATCGACACGACCAACGATCCGATCACCGCCGCGCGCGCGCCCGAGCCGTGGCGCAACTGGCAGCGGTCGGAGGATTATTACACCGAGGGCCTGCTGATCTGGCTCGACGCCGACACGCTGATCCGCGAGCGGTCGAAGGGCAAGCGCTCGCTCGACGATTTCGCGCATCGCTTCTTCGGGGTCGACGATGGTGCGTGGACCGAGCTCAGCTACACCTTCGACGATGTCGTCGCCGCATTGAACGCGACCGAGCCGTACGACTGGGCAAAGTTCTTGAACGACCGGCTGACGTCGCACGGCCCGGGGGCGCCGCTCGATGGCATCACGCGCGGCGGCTACAAGCTCGTCTACACCGACAAGCAGAGCGATTTCGGCAAGGCCGCGGACAGCGCAGCCAAGCGCATCGACCTCAATTATTCGCTCGGCCTCAGCGTCGGCAAGGACGCCGACCTGACGCAGGTGATGTGGGGCGGACCGGCGTTCAAGGCGGGGTTGACCGTCGGCACGGTGATCCTCGCGGTCAACGGCGAGGCGTATGACGGTGACGGCCTGAAGCGCGCGGTGACCGCGGCGAAGGCCGGGAAGCCGGTCGAGTTGATGGTCAAGAACGCCGATCGCTTCCGCGTCGTCACGATCGACTGGAGCGGTGGCCTGCGCTATCCGCACCTCGAGCGCACCGGCAGCGGCCCGGCGTCGCTCGACGCGATCATCGCCAGCCGGACGAAGTAGCTAGGCTCGGCGCCGTCGCCATCGGACAAGATGCGCGGCGGCGACGAGGCTGACCCCGGCGACGGTGAGGATGCGCTCGGCGGGCAGGCCTTCGTAGAAGGCGACTCCCAGCGTCATCAGGCTCAGGCCGGCGGCTCCGAGTGCAAGCGGGACGAGGCCCTCGGGCCACGGATCGCGGGTCAGCACCCACAGGCTGACTGGCAGGGCGAAGGCGAGGAGCACCCAGTGCGTGCCACTCCCCGCGACCGCGCCGCCGATCGACGGCAGCAGCGCGATCAGCAGCGGCAGGGCGAGGCAGTGGATCAGGCACAGGCCAGACGCCGAGACGGCTGCCCAATCGAGCCAGGATTGCGATGGACGCGACGCGGCCACGCGGGCCTCCCGAGGTTACTTTATATCATCGGGTAAATATGCGTCGTGTGCGGTGATTACAAGCGCGGAAGCAAGCGCCGCAACACCCAGATGACTGTCAGCGTGACGACTGTGGCGACGGTATCGGCGATCCAGTCGCCCCATTCGGCGTCGCGGCCGATGAACGGTATCGCCTGGACGATCTCGATCAGCCCGCCGAGCGCGCTCAGCCAGAGCGCGATGCGCCACAATTTCGTGCGCGGCCAAGCCCATGCCGCAGCGAGGCTCAACGTGATGAACGCGGCGATATGGTTGATCTTGTCGCCGTCGCCAAAGTCGGGTGCCTCGGCGTTCGGCAGGATCGCCGCGATGAACGTCCCGATCAGGATGACCGCAAAGATGACGCGAGGGAGGCGCGGGGTCATGCGATATCGATCCAGTCGCCGGGGGCAAGATGCGGCAGAAGGGCTTCGAGCGCCTCGCGGTCGATCGCGACGCACCCGGCGGTCGGGTGCCCGGCGATCATGCAGTGGAGGAAGATCGCGCTGCCCTTGCCCGGGACCGGCGGCGCGTCGTTATAGCCAAGCTCGACGATGACATCGTACAGCCCGTCGTCGCGCCACAGATGCTCGGCGGAAAACGGATGCGGGTGGCGGACGCGGCGGTTGTACGCGGGGTCGCGCACGTCATCCGACCAGCCGTCGGCCGGGTCGAGCGCGCGCCACGGCAGTGCGGTGACCGGCGCAGCGACGCGGTCGGGACGGATCATCGCCGAGCGGATCGCCCAGCGTCCGCGCGGGGTGCAGCCGTCGCCCTCGTGCTTGCTCGCGGCGGATGTCGCGCCCGACCGGCCGATCAGGCACGGAGTCGAAACGCCGTCGGCGGTAAGAGTCAGCGCTGCTGTGTCGACGGTCAGGATCATTCCGACCGCATTACAGATAATGCCCGCTGCGGTCGCGCTTGGTCGCGAGATAATCGGCGTTGTGCGGGTTGGGCGGCATCGAATGCGCGATGCGCTCGACGACGTCGATGCCGTGCGCGGAGAGGCTCGCGACCTTGTCGGGGTTGTTGGTCAGCAGCCGGACCTGTCCGACGCCGAGCAGGCGCAGCATCGTCGCGGCGACGGCAAAATCGCGCTCGTCGGGCTCGAAGCCGAGGCGGAGGTTGGCGTCGACGGTATCGAACCCCTGGTCCTGGAGGGCATACGCGCGCAGCTTGTTGATCAGCCCGATACCGCGCCCCTCCTGCTGGAGATACAGCAATACGCCGCCCCCAGCCGCCGTGATCGCGGCCAAGGCGGCGCGAAGCTGCGGGCCGCAATCGCACTTGAGGCTGCCAAGGACATCGCCGGTCAGGCACGCCGAATGAAGCCGGGTCAGCACCGGCGGCGTCGTCCCGCGCGGGCCGATGACCAACGCGAGATGCTCGGGCCCGCCCTCGGCCGGGCGGAATGCGACGACTTCGGTATCGGGGGCGCCGTCGAGCGGCAGGCGCGCACGGGTGACGATTCGCAGCCGGTCGGCGCGGGCGTAGCTCAGGATATCCGCGGCGGCGGCGGTCAACGGCGTGCCGCCTCCGGCAGGAACGGCGAAGACCGCCGGCAGGATGCCGCCGAGCTTGGCCAGCCGCACCGCCGCCTGCGCCGCTGCCGTCGCGGTCGGCACGCACGTGCGGAACGGTCCCTTGAACGGCAGGCGGAGGTCGTCGCCGGGGTCGGCGATCGCGACCGTCGCGGCGAGGTCGAGCCATGCCGGGCGGTCGATCCAGACGACATCCTGCCCCGCCGCTGCGGGCTGATTGACGATGTGGAGCACCGCCGCCCGCCGCGCCGTGACGATGAGCCCGGCGCGCGCATCGGTCTCGAGCCGCGTAAGGACGAGGTCGTCGGCGAGTTCAGTGGCGAGGACATCGAGATCGCCCGCCGGGCTCGTTATCCGAACGACCTGTCCGCGACGGAGCTCGTCGACCGCGCGCGCGACGCTGGTGGCGGCGTCTGGGCTCACAGCGCGAACGTCGCGATCTGCGGGACGTGGTCCGATGGCTTGCCCCAGTTGCGCGCGTCCTCGACAACCTCGAACGCCGTCGCCGACCGCGCCACGCCCGGCGACGCCCAGATATGGTCGAGCCGCCGCCCGCGGTCGTTCACCGTATGGTCGGCGTTGCGGTAGCTCCACCATGTGTACAGCCGCTCCGGCGCGGGGATGAACGTGCGGCCGACGTCGACCCAGTCGTGGCTCGCGGCGAGACCGTCGAGCCGGTCGACCTCGACGGGCGTGTGGCTGACCACGTTGAGCAATGCCTTGTGGCTCCACACGTCACACGGCAGCGGCGCGATGTTGAAATCGCCGACGATAACGGTGTCGTCGCGCAACCCCTCCGACCACGCCGTCATTCGGTCGACGAAGGCGAGTTTTTGCGCGAACTTGGGATTGAGCGCGGGGTCGGGAATGTCGCCGCCCGCGGGGACATAAACATTCTCGATCAACAGCCCGTTCGCCAGCCGCGCGCCGATGTGCCGTGCCTCGCCATTGTCCTGCCAGTCGAAGCGGCGCTCTTCGGTCAGCGGAACCTTCGACAGCGTCGCGACGCCGTGGTGCATCTTCTGCCCGCAGATGACCCGGTGCGTATAGCCGAGCCGGTCGAACAGCGCGTGCGGGAAGTCGTTGTCGATGACCTTGGTTTCCTGCAGGCACAGGATATCGGGCGAATGCTCCGTCAAGAACCGCTCGACGATGTCGAGGCGGAAGCGCACCGAATTAATGTTCCAGGTGGCGATCGACAGCGTTTGGTTCGGGGACGGCATCGCGGTCATGTAAGCACGCGCGGGCGCTCCACCAAACGAATTAGGCCCCCGCTCCGGGGGCATGGAGCGGGGGCCCGTCTGCGCTCGTCACGCAACGATCGAACCCGAATGCCCAGACAACAGGGGGGCAAATTCCAGACACCGGGCGGCGACCGCATGTCCGTGTTAGCGCCCGCAACATTGCTCGGCCATGAACAGAAAGGTTCATAAACCAGACAATATGCCGTGTGGTTAATTCGACCTTGCGGCGACGTCACGGCCGCGTTGCTAGCCGGTTTTTCCGGGTAGGCTTTTCGCGCGTGGATCGCGGAAACCGAAGCTCGCGGCGGGCACCGCGACGTTGTATTTCGTGCCGCGCAGGGTGATGTCGGTTCGGTTGTTCTGCGCGTCGAGGGCAGTCCAGCCGAGCAGCGCCAGCCCGCCCGGCGCAGCGGCGTCGGTAGCGAAGTTGAGCGTTATCGCGCCATATTCGGGGTGTTTGGGATCGCGCGCCTCGACCAGCAAACCGTTGCCCTGCTGCCCGACGACATGCGCGAAGCGGGCAAGGTCGGCATCGCCGTCGAGCAGGACGCCGAGCGGGGTGCTCTTGATCGGGTATTGCGAGACCTGGTTGACCTCGTAATCGACGACGCTGAGCCGCTTGCCGTCGGCGACGACGAGCAGCGGTGCCTTGTCGTAGGCGAAGCGGATCTTGCCCGGACGCGACAGGATCAGCTTGCCGGTCGCAACGGTGCCGTTCGCCGCGGTCTGGCTGAAGTCGGCGGTCATCGTCGTCGTCGCCTGCAGCGCCGCCTTGACCGAGTCGATCGTCAACGGGGCAGCGGCGAGTGGGGTGGCGGCGAGGAGCAGGGCGAGAAAAAATGGCTTCAACAGGACGTTCCTTTGATGACGCCATCGGCATAGCAGTACAGCGATTGAACTGCGACTGAACCCAAGGCACGATCGACTTGACGTGGGGGAACGCCAGTGGACACCAGGAACGTCATTGCCATTACAGGATTGATCGGCGCGATCACAGGCATTCTGTGGCCGGTCATCGCCGTTGGCGTCCTGTTTGCCTTCCGTGGACCGGCGATGCGCGCGTTAAATCGCGTCAGCGACGACGGCGGCACGATCGAGGTTTTTGGCGTTAAGCTAAATGTCGGCAAGGCCACCGAAGAACAGCAACGGATGATAGAGGATCTTCAGAAACAGGTGGGTACACTGCGCGATGCAGCGCGCGTACAAGGGGAAATCGGACAGCGTGCATCGGGCTTCCTCGATCCGAGCACCTCTGCCGGACGCGTCATCGCCGCGCCGCCGCGAACGATTCCCCCCGCTCCCCTAGCGCAGGCACCGAGCGGAGGCGAGATCATGGTCGGCGCGGTGCCGTCATCCGATCCAACCCCGCCGATTGCTGTGGGCAGCGCGAACCCCGCCGCACTTGCGCCGCTAACGCGTTCGTCGAAACCGCGGTTGCTGTGGGTCGACGACCATCCGGAAAACGTCGCCTTGTTACGCGCGTCGCTCCGCAGCCGGGGCTTCGTCATTGTCGAGGCATCAAGCACCGAGGTCGCACTCGATGCATTTGGCTCCCGTGAGTTCGACGCAGTCATTTCGGACATGGGACGCGACACCGCCGATGCGGGGGTGTCGCTTGCGGCGCGCATCCGCGGAGTCGACGCGAATGTCCCCATCTTCATCTTCTGCAGTATCGGTGCGGTTCGGATCTACGGTGGCTTCGCGAAGCAGGCGGGCGCAACTCTCGTTACGGACTCGGCAACGCTGTTGATGGAACGGCTGCTCGAACTCCAGTCGCTGGGGTAAGCGTCAGGCGCGCGGGTGCGCGTTGCGGTAGACGTCGAGCAGGTGCGCGGCGTCGACCGCGGTGTAGACCTGTGTCGACGACAGGCTGGCGTGGCCGAGCAGTTCCTGGATCGAACGGAGATCGGCGCCGCGCGCGAGCAGGTGCGTCGCAAAGCTGTGGCGGAGCGCGTGCGGGGTCGCGCTCGCGGGCAGGCCGAGGCCGACGCGTGCCGATGCCATCGCCTTGCGGATCAGCTCGGGCGCGAGCGGTCCGCCGCGGACGCCGCGGAACAGCGGGGCCGACGCGCTTCGTGGCCACGGGCATAGGTCGGCATAGGCCTCGATCGCGGCGCGGACGACCGGCAGCAGCGGCACGATCCGTGTCTTGGCCCGCTTGCCGGTGACGGTGATTGTCTCGCCCAGCGGCAGCGCGCTGCCGGTCAGCGCGAGCGCCTCGGCGATCCGCAGGCCCGCTCCATAGAGAAGAAGCACGACCGCGGTGTCGCGCGCCGCGACCCACGGCTGGAGCGCGGCATCGCCAATGTCGGCGACGAGCGCGCGCGCATCGGCGGGGGACACCGGGCGCGGCACGCGCGCAGCACGCTTGGGTGAGGCGAGGCCGGTAAGCCCCGACGCGTCGACTCCGGCGGTCGCGGCGAAGGCGTAGAAGGTGCGGAGTGCGGCGACCTCGCGCGCGATCGAGGCGTTGCCCAGCCCCTCGCCTCGCCGCGCCGCGAGGAAGGCGCGGAAGTCGGCGAGGGTGAAAGCCGACAGCGCCGCCCCGTCGACTGCGCGCCCGAGGTGTCGCCCGGCAAAGGCGATGAAGCGGTGGAGGCTCGCGGCATAAGCGCGGACGGTGTTCGGCGACAGCCGCCGCGCATCGGTCAGGCTCGCGCACCATTCGACCACGAGCGCGGTGGCGTCCGCTTCTGCGAGCGCGGTGGTCCCAACCTCCTTGTCATCCCCGCGCACGCGGGAAACCAAGGTCACTTCCCTCGGTGACATTGGGTCCCCGCGTGCGCGGGGATGACAGTTTTTCGGCTCACAGGATCGACTGCCCCGTCTTCGCCCAGTCGCTCGCGAACCCGGCGAGGCCGCGGTCGGTCAGCGGGTGGTTGGCGAGCGCGCGGATCACCGCCGCGGGCATCGTGCAGACATCGGCCCCGATCTTAGCCGCCTGGAGGACGTGGACCGGGTGGCGGACGCTGGCGACGAGGATCTCGGTGTCGAAGGCGTAATTGTCGTAGATCTGCTTGATGTCGGCGATCAGCGCCATGCCGTCGAAGCCGACGTCGTCGTGGCGCCCGACGAACGGCGAAATGAACGCCGCCCCCGCCTTCGCCGCGAGCAATGCCTGCGTCGCCGAGAAGCACAGGGTCACGTTGACCATCACGCCGTCATCGGACAGCGTCTTGCACGCGCGCAGGCCGTCGAGCGTCAGCGGCACCTTGATCGTGATATTGTCGCCGAGCGTCAGCAGCTTGGCCGCTTCGCGCAGCATGTCGTCGGCGCCGGTTGCGACGACCTCGGCCGAGACCGGGCCGTCGACGAGCTTGGCGATCTCGGCTATCACCTCGAGGAAATTGCGCCCTGACTTGGCGATCAGGCTCGGGTTGGTCGTCACCCCGTCGAGCAGGCCGGTCGCTGCCAGCTCCTCGATCTCGCGGGTGTCGGCGGTGTCGACGAAAAACTTCATGGCGGCAGCCTCATGGCGGGGATGCGCCGCTGTAGCGCCTCCCCGCGCGCGTCGATAGCCTTCAGGCGCTGCGGGCGCGCATCGCCGTCGGGGTGATCGTCGTGAAATTGGCGACGTCGGCGAACACCGCGGCGGCATCGGGCGACGAGGTCGCGGCGGCAAAGGCGGCGGC harbors:
- a CDS encoding M61 family metallopeptidase; translated protein: MISGLTLTVALFAAPALAQSPPQPQPVPMPPATIAPVDKPYPGTITVHVDATDLDRRILTVHETIPVAGPGPMTLLYPEWLPGKHSPRGPVDKLAGLIIHAGAARLEWIRDPVDVYAFHIDVPAGATAIDLDFQFVSPTDPKQGRVVVTQNMLNLEFDQTTLYPAGYFTRQIPVSATVKFPEGWKVATALRPIAGAPAGETTFNTVPFETLVDSPIFAGRYMRVIPLDTSSRPVTLNVVADRPDLLAATDAQIAPHVKLVKEAVALFGSKHFDHYDLLLALSDKQGGIGLEHHRSSENGSVPGYFTEWDKNPGAHGLLPHEFTHSWDGKFRRGADSWTPNYNVPMRNSLLWVYEGGTQYFGTVLGGRSGIWTPQQTLDNLAGYAATYDAVIGRTWKPLIDTTNDPITAARAPEPWRNWQRSEDYYTEGLLIWLDADTLIRERSKGKRSLDDFAHRFFGVDDGAWTELSYTFDDVVAALNATEPYDWAKFLNDRLTSHGPGAPLDGITRGGYKLVYTDKQSDFGKAADSAAKRIDLNYSLGLSVGKDADLTQVMWGGPAFKAGLTVGTVILAVNGEAYDGDGLKRAVTAAKAGKPVELMVKNADRFRVVTIDWSGGLRYPHLERTGSGPASLDAIIASRTK
- a CDS encoding MerC domain-containing protein encodes the protein MAASRPSQSWLDWAAVSASGLCLIHCLALPLLIALLPSIGGAVAGSGTHWVLLAFALPVSLWVLTRDPWPEGLVPLALGAAGLSLMTLGVAFYEGLPAERILTVAGVSLVAAAHLVRWRRRRA
- a CDS encoding DUF3576 domain-containing protein, with the translated sequence MVSVGRASAGAALMALALLGGCSHGHHGKKPRPEALAPARLSTIGVNSYLWQASLDTIAFMPIASVDSNGGVIVTDWYVSPVTPNERIKVTITILDTVLRADAVRVSANRQQLGASGWVEVPVRAGTVQKLEETILGHARDLRQASITG
- a CDS encoding teicoplanin resistance protein VanZ produces the protein MTPRLPRVIFAVILIGTFIAAILPNAEAPDFGDGDKINHIAAFITLSLAAAWAWPRTKLWRIALWLSALGGLIEIVQAIPFIGRDAEWGDWIADTVATVVTLTVIWVLRRLLPRL
- a CDS encoding M3 family metallopeptidase; protein product: MKLSLLIGACLLAIAAVPTAAAPSNPLLAPWTGPYGGEPNFATVKIADFAPALDAAMAENLAEIDAITANKAAPTFENTIVPLEKSGAALNRVGAIFGVWSGNLKSPEFQKVEIAMAPKLSAFGDRITQNPALFARIDAVYNSPAKAKLTPEQQRLVWVYWMRFTQQGAKLSPAAKAEFAANNEKLATLYTRFQQNELADEESYVLTLDSKAQLSGLTPAQVAAAAAEGVKRGQPGKWLITNTRSSMEPFLTYADDRAAREKGFAMWTKRGDNGGATDNNAIVTQILHLRAANAKLIGYPTYAHWQIASKMAKTPDNALALELAAWKPAVAQVKQDVAVMQAVVDKDGGTFKIAPWDYRYYAEKVRKAKYNLDLNEVKPYLQLDHVRAAMFFAAGKLYGFTFTQVHGLPVFHPDVTVWEVKGRDGKHVGLWYFDPYARPGKNSGAWMNAYREQSRVDGDVPTIVSNNANFIKADPGQPVTLSFDDAKTMFHEFGHALHGLNSNVVYPTLSGTNTVRDFVEFPSQLNENWFTTPEVQAMLVNAQGEPLPTDLIAKIKRADTFNAAFGVVEAQASAIVDLKLHLAGDVPIDPKAFESTTLAELGMPSEIVMRHRIPQFGHVFAGDGYAAGYYGYLWAAVLDHDAFEAFTEAGGPYDPVVAKRLHDTITSVGNTVDPAVAFRNFRGRDPKVDAYLRSMGFPVPVATAATGS
- a CDS encoding YggS family pyridoxal phosphate-dependent enzyme; this translates as MTIEDATERLAAVRDAIARTAALAKRDPAAVELIAVSKTHDAAAIEPLLAAGQRSFGENRVQEAAAKWPALCAAYPGVRLHLVGQLQSNKARDAVELFDVIHSVDRRSLVIALAGAMASAAKRPDCYIQVNIGDEAQKGGVALGELKALLDLARAHDLPVAGLMAVPPEGIEPAPFFALLAKLARDHGLPGLSMGMSADYETAVMLGATCVRVGSALFGARG